One window from the genome of Cucumis melo cultivar AY chromosome 10, USDA_Cmelo_AY_1.0, whole genome shotgun sequence encodes:
- the LOC127151328 gene encoding tryptophan N-monooxygenase CYP79A68, with product MAITFIAIILFIFSILYAIKFSQYYHNGTPSIRRLPPGPKPWPLIGCLPAMLSNKNLPTYQWIHEVMKQFNTEIACIRLGSNTHIIPVASPELSLEFLNTHDSVFGSRSISMTAEIVSNGYLSTVLSPMGEQWKKMRKILVSQVLNLPTLHQMVGQRTDEADILLRYIFGLTRNGEAINIRSIVRHYCGTVIRRMIFSRRYYGKGREDGGPSLEEEDHNQALLSILRHVNAFSISEFIPLLKKFDLDGHEKIVKRALKVIRNNDEPIIEERVQDWRDGKKKKAEDILDILISLKNENGKSLLSIEEIKAQVTDLQLASIDNPSNAVEWALAELLNQPKIIQKAVEELDKVIGRDRLVQECDIPNLMYLTACIRESFRLHPFSPFNVPHVSNSDVFVAGYFIPRGSQVLLSRLGLGRNPRIWEDPMRFDPERHLKDGTIKFGISEPSLRFITFTRGRRGCIGTSLGTNITMMLFARLLQGFSWSLPPETPEINYYSRTDELSLPKPLHLHAVPRLSHVMYY from the exons ATGGCCATAACCTTCATTGCTATcattttattcatattttcCATTCTTTATGCTATAAAATTTTCTCAATATTATCACAATGGAACTCCCTCAATTCGACGGCTTCCTCCTGGCCCAAAGCCATGGCCTCTCATTGGTTGCCTTCCAGCAATGTTGAGCAACAAAAACTTGCCAACATACCAATGGATCCATGAAGTTATGAAGCAATTCAACACTGAAATTGCATGTATCCGTCTTGGATCAAATACCCACATAATTCCTGTGGCTTCTCCAGAACTCTCTCTTGAATTTCTAAACACACACGATTCTGTGTTCGGATCACGATCCATCTCCATGACTGCTGAGATAGTGAGCAATGGATATCTAAGTACAGTTCTTTCACCAATGGGAGAGCAGTggaagaaaatgagaaaaatacTCGTTTCACAAGTACTCAATCTTCCAACCCTCCATCAAATGGTTGGCCAAAGAACAGATGAAGCCGATATTCTTCTACGTTACATTTTCGGCCTCACTAGAAACGGTGAAGCGATCAACATAAGAAGCATTGTACGGCATTATTGTGGTACCGTTATTAGAAGAATGATTTTTAGTAGAAGATACTATGGAAAAGGTAGGGAAGACGGAGGGCCATctttagaagaagaagatcacAATCAAGCACTGCTGTCCATTCTTAGGCATGTTAATGCTTTTTCTATATCTGAGTTTATACCTCTGTTGAAGAAATTTGATCTAGATGGACATGAAAAGATAGTAAAAAGGGCTTTGAAAGTTATAAGAAATAATGATGAACCCATTATAGAGGAAAGAGTGCAAGACTGGagagatggaaagaaaaagaaggccGAGGACATTCTTGATATCCTTATCTCACTCAAAAATGAGAATGGCAAATCGTTGTTGTCCATCGAAGAGATTAAGGCTCAAGTCACG GATTTGCAACTTGCCAGCATAGATAATCCTTCAAATGCAGTAGAATGGGCACTTGCAGAATTACTTAATCAACCAAAAATTATCCAAAAAGCTGTTGAAGAGTTAGATAAAGTAATTGGAAGAGATAGACTAGTACAAGAATGCGATATACCTAACCTCATGTATCTCACGGCTTGTATTAGAGAATCTTTTCGACTTCATCCATTTTCACCCTTCAATGTTCCTCATGTTTCCAATTCTGACGTTTTTGTGGCTGGCTACTTCATCCCTAGAGGTAGCCAAGTATTACTAAGTCGTTTGGGTCTCGGTCGAAACCCTAGAATATGGGAGGATCCAATGAGGTTTGATCCAGAACGTCATCTGAAAGATGGGACAATTAAATTTGGAATTTCAGAACCGAGTCTTCGGTTCATCACTTTCACAAGAGGGAGAAGAGGATGCATTGGTACCTCACTTGGCACAAATATTACCATGATGCTATTTGCTAGACTTCTACAAGGATTTTCATGGAGCTTACCGCCAGAAACTCCAGAGATAAATTATTATTCTAGAACCGATGAACTTTCTCTTCCAAAGCCATTACATCTACATGCAGTGCCACGTTTATCCCATGTTATGTATTATTGA